Proteins encoded in a region of the Shewanella polaris genome:
- a CDS encoding 3-ketoacyl-ACP reductase FabG2, whose translation MNNRVLVTGSSRGIGKAIAIKLAENGFDIALHFHSNHAAAAQVQKTLLDLGVQVSLLQFDIADRQAVKFAIETDIAENGAYYGVILNAGINRDTAFPAMTEDEWDSVIHTNLDGFYNVIHPTVMPMVQARKGGRIITLASVSGIAGNRGQVNYSASKAGIIGATKALSLELAKRKITVNCIAPGLIETDMVTDISTDIVNQIVPMKRMGKPSEIAGLANFLLSDDAAYITRQVISVNGGMI comes from the coding sequence TTGAATAACAGAGTATTAGTTACCGGTTCCAGCCGAGGAATAGGTAAAGCCATCGCGATTAAATTAGCCGAGAATGGTTTTGATATTGCACTGCACTTTCACAGCAATCATGCTGCCGCAGCACAAGTACAAAAAACCTTATTGGATCTTGGTGTGCAGGTTAGTTTACTGCAATTTGATATTGCCGACCGCCAAGCGGTTAAGTTCGCAATCGAAACTGACATTGCCGAAAATGGTGCCTATTATGGCGTGATTCTTAATGCAGGTATTAATCGCGACACGGCTTTCCCTGCGATGACAGAAGATGAATGGGACAGTGTGATCCACACTAACCTTGATGGTTTTTATAATGTTATCCACCCTACGGTTATGCCAATGGTACAAGCTCGTAAAGGTGGACGTATTATCACCCTAGCCTCGGTGTCAGGCATTGCAGGCAATCGTGGTCAAGTGAACTACAGCGCCTCAAAAGCGGGAATTATTGGCGCAACTAAAGCTTTGTCACTTGAGTTAGCTAAACGCAAAATCACCGTCAATTGTATCGCACCGGGGTTAATTGAAACCGATATGGTCACAGATATCTCAACCGATATTGTCAACCAAATAGTACCGATGAAACGCATGGGCAAACCCAGTGAAATTGCCGGCCTTGCTAACTTTTTATTATCAGACGATGCCGCCTACATAACTCGCCAAGTTATCTCAGTTAACGGAGGCATGATATGA
- a CDS encoding hotdog family protein — MSIATATPAMLAQDISTFIPHRAPMILIDNILEHRPDCLITATHISPNNAYFDAQLNGVPNYVGIEYMAQSIAALAGVEALLRNEGIRVGFLLGTRKLQMHIDTFTLGESYRTQVTRLYQEESGLAVFDCQIYHHEILVAAANVNVFQPQDTQAYINESQADG; from the coding sequence ATGTCAATAGCCACTGCAACGCCGGCGATGTTAGCGCAAGATATAAGTACGTTTATTCCACATCGGGCGCCAATGATCTTAATTGATAATATCTTAGAGCATCGCCCAGACTGCTTAATTACCGCAACCCATATTAGCCCTAATAATGCCTATTTCGACGCTCAACTCAATGGCGTGCCAAATTACGTTGGCATCGAGTATATGGCCCAAAGTATTGCTGCATTAGCGGGTGTTGAAGCCTTATTACGCAATGAGGGTATCCGAGTCGGTTTTTTACTCGGCACCCGCAAACTGCAAATGCATATCGACACATTTACCTTAGGTGAGTCTTATCGCACCCAGGTCACTCGGTTATACCAGGAAGAGTCTGGATTAGCGGTATTTGATTGCCAAATTTATCATCACGAAATATTAGTGGCGGCAGCCAATGTCAACGTGTTCCAACCACAAGACACCCAAGCCTATATCAATGAAAGCCAAGCCGACGGCTAA
- a CDS encoding beta-ketoacyl-[acyl-carrier-protein] synthase family protein produces MKSRIAITHIGLCTPLGNSPEEVLPRLINGDISAMQWRDNLLFDAPTLVGCVDDKRLIEIADHLSLFACRNNRLLNTAAQQLAPAIEQAKQRFGADRIGVVLGTSTSGISKGEAAIKYQLEHGYFPPSYHYSQQELGSTSDYLKQLFELSGPCYTVSTACSSSAKVFASAQRLLNANMCDMVIVGGVDSLCQLTVNGFAALESVSKGHCNPFSLHRDGINIGEGAALFTLERGQSDVMLAGIGESADAHHISAPHPQGLGAIAAMQQALAEANITAEQIDYLNLHGTATPKNDAMESRAVAAVFSHSLPACSSTKPLTGHTLGAAGAIEAAFCYLLLSPLNHDKRLPPHIWDGQQDANDPNIALVSANNNTGLNQLNFIMSNSFAFGGSNASLIFCRKDA; encoded by the coding sequence ATGAAGAGTCGCATTGCAATAACTCACATCGGATTGTGTACACCTCTGGGCAACTCGCCTGAAGAGGTACTGCCGCGCCTCATCAATGGTGATATTAGTGCCATGCAGTGGCGCGATAATTTATTGTTCGATGCACCAACATTAGTCGGTTGCGTCGATGATAAAAGATTAATAGAGATAGCCGATCATCTCAGTTTATTCGCTTGCCGTAATAATCGTTTATTAAACACTGCCGCCCAGCAACTTGCTCCGGCAATAGAACAAGCTAAACAGCGTTTTGGAGCGGATCGCATCGGGGTGGTATTAGGCACCAGTACCTCAGGCATTTCCAAAGGCGAAGCAGCGATAAAATATCAGCTTGAACATGGCTATTTTCCTCCGAGTTACCATTACTCACAGCAGGAACTCGGTAGCACCAGTGACTATTTAAAACAGTTATTTGAACTATCAGGCCCTTGTTATACCGTGTCTACAGCGTGTTCATCGAGTGCAAAAGTGTTTGCCAGTGCCCAGAGATTACTCAATGCGAATATGTGCGATATGGTAATTGTGGGTGGTGTAGACAGTTTGTGTCAATTAACCGTTAATGGTTTTGCCGCATTAGAATCAGTATCCAAAGGCCATTGTAATCCGTTTAGTCTCCACCGTGATGGCATTAATATTGGTGAAGGGGCAGCCTTATTTACCTTAGAACGTGGCCAAAGTGACGTTATGCTTGCAGGTATAGGCGAGTCTGCCGATGCACATCATATTTCAGCGCCACACCCGCAAGGATTAGGCGCTATTGCCGCCATGCAACAAGCCCTAGCAGAAGCCAACATTACTGCAGAACAAATCGATTACCTCAACCTTCACGGCACCGCTACCCCTAAAAATGATGCCATGGAATCGCGTGCTGTCGCTGCAGTGTTTAGCCATTCACTGCCAGCTTGCAGCTCAACCAAACCGCTTACCGGCCATACTTTAGGTGCTGCCGGCGCGATTGAAGCTGCCTTTTGCTATTTATTATTAAGCCCACTTAACCATGACAAGCGTTTGCCGCCGCACATCTGGGATGGGCAGCAAGATGCTAATGACCCTAATATCGCTCTCGTTAGCGCCAACAATAATACTGGCCTTAATCAGCTCAATTTTATTATGAGTAATTCATTTGCCTTTGGCGGCAGTAATGCCAGCCTGATTTTTTGTCGAAAGGATGCCTAG